A stretch of DNA from Impatiens glandulifera unplaced genomic scaffold, dImpGla2.1, whole genome shotgun sequence:
ATGGGAGACTCTGATAAGCCACAGAAATGGCATGTGTACTCAGCCTCATCAGCTTTACCCGCCTTAACCAACCCAATCTACACAATGGAGATGTGCATGACCGGTTTGGATAAAGAGAAAGCATCTGTGTTCTATAAAAACCAATCTGGTTCTGCTGATGTCATGACTAAAAACTCTGGAATAAGAAACATCCTTCCCAATTCTGAAATATGCGATTTTGACTTTGACCCTTGTGGGTATTCGATGAACTCTATTGAAGGAGATGCAATCTCGACTATTCATGTTACTCCAGAAGATGGTTTTAGTTATGCGAGCTTTGAAATGGTCGGGTATGACCCGAAAGTTGTGAGTATGGAGAGTGTGATTGAGAGGGTTTTGTCTTGTTTCGGGCCGAAGGAGTTCTCTGTATCAGTTCATGCTGATGTTGGTGAGGAAATGCTGGAGAAGACTTGTTCTATGGATATTAAAGGTTATAGCATTGAAGAGAAGAGCAATAATAACGAGCTTGGTATTGTTTACCATAAATTTGCTAAATCTACTGGATCTGAATCTCCTAAGTCTGTTCTGAAATGTTGGTTGAAggagaaataaaaaagaagaagatgaagaagaggagtTAATCTTTAGGTTTGATTTCATTGTTTCTGTTTTCGTTTTCAATAAAGCAAACCAGTAAGGTTTTGCAAGTTGTTtcttttaactatttatttgcTGTATTGAATGGAGTCTTAAGAGTTGGAGATTGAGAGAATCATCAAGAACTTGATTGTTTCTCTTGAATCCAGTTTGAAGTATGAATTTCAAGAGATTATTGTTTTTCTAGTTTTAATTCTCTTctatgttatttgtttttcaatagttgttatttgttttgaaataaatgaaatttcatATTATACAATTGCAGTTTACATTGTTTTTTTTGTGAGTTATACATGTATAAAAGAACAATTCATTGCCATCACAAAACTATAAATTCTATGTTATCTTAGAATGATATCAAAAACTTACTTAATATTTTTGTgtaaattagaatttattctTCTATGAAAATCACTGAAGTTTTctattagattattattaaaaacttagaataatttttcgGTATCTCCATCATTCACATTCATtgatattacaaaattataaactctTTGACATGTTAGGTTAGAATGACGTACAAAATTTAcctaaaaatttaatttttttttttttaaattagagtttATTCTTTGATAGTACTAAGGAGGGAgaaaattactaatattatagatatatcAAAATACCGTATCACAATCTatcgaaaatatcaatttttttgatataccaaaaaaaaCGTAAGGCATGATACTATACCAAAATTAAAGATACACGGTAAGTGTAtcggattttcaaaattttgatatatcgagatataccgatataccaaaataccaaaataatatttatagattatatatatatatatatatatatatatatatatatatatatataatactcataagaaaataaatattatttttttaaatcaaattaaaatataattatactataatattattatagaatatgtaatcactttctattttacaatatataaaactaattttatcttatcgtgattgatttattttttttaaatcgacttaataaaatataatatgttaccAAGTTCATctgaaatagaaaatattttctcaCATTCACTTTAGTCTTATACTTATGCTTATTCATGTTAATTCCAATTTTtgtaacttaatttaatttttaacatttacttTTCTCTAAgattgtttgaatttaaaaaaaatatattttacaataaatatctttaattttattttttttaacgttTATGTAGTAATTATGTAAGGTAAAGTAAATCTATGAATTTTTTATACCGAAACTTTTGGTAAATATAaagtatgaataaaaaattaaggtatatcgtaTCGACCCACCTCTAGCACGACTCTTCTTAGTTAATTTGAAACATTTGTTTTGTGATGTGAAACTATTTTCACTTGAActactttattaaattatttactgAAAACTCGGAATAATTCTTCAATATCTCAAACATCCAACTTCAAcctcaaaaacaattaaaaataactctTCAATATCTCAATAATCCAGGTTCAAGCTGGAAAACAAATTTTGAATAGCTCTTAATCATTCAAGTTCAAAAAAGTTCAATGTTTCATTCTATCACAACCTTCTTCCAATGTGAATG
This window harbors:
- the LOC124917250 gene encoding S-adenosylmethionine decarboxylase proenzyme-like, whose protein sequence is MAISAIGFEGYEKRLEISFAVPSFYADPNGQGLRSLTRSQLDEILGPAECTIVSSLSNAHVDSYVLSESSLFIFAYKLVIKTCGTTKLLLSIPPILNLANSISLKVESVRYTRGSFIFPSAQVYPHRNFSEEIDVLNSYFGKLGFGSNAYIMGDSDKPQKWHVYSASSALPALTNPIYTMEMCMTGLDKEKASVFYKNQSGSADVMTKNSGIRNILPNSEICDFDFDPCGYSMNSIEGDAISTIHVTPEDGFSYASFEMVGYDPKVVSMESVIERVLSCFGPKEFSVSVHADVGEEMLEKTCSMDIKGYSIEEKSNNNELGIVYHKFAKSTGSESPKSVLKCWLKEK